One part of the Mangrovibacillus cuniculi genome encodes these proteins:
- a CDS encoding catalase: MSNQPNGPDELTNSQGHPVTNNQHVRTVGNRGPTTLENYDFLEKISHFDRERIPERVVHARGAGAHGYFESYGTYNDEPITNYTRAKVFKKGQQTPVFVRFSTVIHGNHSPETLRDPRGFAVKFYTEDGNWDLVGNNLKIFFIRDPLKFPDMVHAFKPDPLTNIQDMERFFDFVSQSPEATHMITFLFSPWGIPATYRHMQGSGVHTYKWVNEEGKAVLVKYHWEPVQGIRNLTQVEAEEVQGKNFNHATQDLYEAIEREEFPEWELYVQIMSDEEHPELDFDPLDPTKLWYKDQYPWVKVGKMVLNKNPEDYFNEVEQVAFGTGVLVDGLDFSDDKLLQGRTYSYSDTQRYRVGTNYLQLPINKPKKDVATNQRAGSMEYKVNKGPHQNPHVNYEPSVMGGLKEHNQSGVEHTPHVEGNLVRESIDRTNNFGQAGETYRRLSEFEREELINNLVGALATCRKEIQDQMVKHFSEADADYGKRVAEGLKMKADQSEMSSRGVLGNLKGEEGVHEANTDSRISDPY; the protein is encoded by the coding sequence ATGTCCAATCAACCTAATGGTCCAGATGAATTAACTAACAGCCAAGGTCACCCTGTAACAAACAATCAACATGTTCGTACTGTTGGTAACCGTGGCCCTACTACGCTAGAAAACTATGATTTTTTAGAGAAAATTAGCCACTTTGATCGCGAGCGAATTCCAGAGCGCGTCGTACATGCTCGAGGTGCTGGTGCACATGGTTACTTTGAATCATATGGTACATATAATGATGAACCGATTACGAATTACACAAGAGCAAAAGTATTTAAAAAAGGGCAACAAACTCCAGTCTTTGTTCGTTTTTCTACCGTTATTCATGGTAACCATTCTCCAGAAACATTACGTGATCCACGTGGATTCGCCGTAAAGTTTTACACAGAAGACGGCAACTGGGACTTAGTAGGGAATAACCTAAAGATTTTCTTTATCCGTGATCCGTTAAAGTTTCCTGATATGGTACATGCTTTCAAACCAGATCCATTAACAAACATTCAAGACATGGAGCGTTTCTTTGACTTTGTATCTCAGTCGCCAGAAGCAACACATATGATCACTTTCCTATTTTCTCCTTGGGGTATTCCAGCAACATACCGTCATATGCAAGGATCGGGAGTACATACGTACAAGTGGGTAAATGAAGAAGGAAAAGCGGTGTTAGTGAAGTATCATTGGGAACCTGTTCAAGGAATCCGTAATTTAACTCAAGTAGAAGCAGAAGAAGTTCAAGGGAAGAACTTTAATCATGCAACGCAAGATTTATATGAAGCAATTGAGCGTGAAGAATTCCCCGAGTGGGAATTGTATGTTCAAATTATGTCTGATGAAGAACATCCAGAGTTAGATTTTGATCCACTAGACCCTACAAAATTGTGGTACAAAGATCAATATCCATGGGTTAAGGTAGGAAAAATGGTGCTAAACAAAAATCCAGAAGACTATTTTAACGAAGTAGAGCAGGTTGCGTTTGGAACTGGGGTATTGGTAGATGGATTGGATTTTTCAGACGACAAACTTCTTCAAGGTAGAACATACTCCTACTCAGATACGCAGCGTTACCGTGTAGGCACAAACTACTTGCAATTACCAATTAACAAGCCGAAGAAAGATGTAGCCACAAACCAACGTGCAGGATCGATGGAATACAAGGTCAATAAGGGTCCTCACCAGAACCCTCATGTGAATTACGAACCTTCTGTTATGGGAGGACTGAAAGAACATAACCAGTCAGGCGTAGAGCATACACCTCATGTAGAAGGTAATTTAGTACGGGAAAGCATTGATCGCACCAATAATTTCGGTCAAGCTGGTGAGACATATCGACGACTGAGTGAGTTTGAGAGAGAAGAACTAATCAACAACTTGGTAGGCGCTTTAGCAACTTGTCGTAAAGAGATCCAAGACCAAATGGTAAAACATTTCTCAGAAGCAGATGCGGATTATGGGAAACGAGTGGCAGAAGGATTAAAGATGAAGGCTGACCAATCGGAAATGAGTTCCCGCGGGGTGTTGGGTAACTTAAAAGGGGAAGAAGGCGTCCATGAAGCCAATACTGATTCGAGGATATCGGATCCTTATTAA
- a CDS encoding MFS transporter, with the protein MTLAKSRFIYLAFMLSFAECVRGAFIIGYLPTFATDQLHTSIAIVGVAVSVHFVFDALSNVFIGFWMECFGEKRVLRVSYMVMFFGLFCMWYYPSYMTALAGAACLGVGLCPVWIYILAKVKGKERGSKMGVIYLAWLVGLSVGALSINVLIQFATMFSFWLLVSSTFASYLLFELFTQERIIESTPSRSLKREWVATLVMIRKGRVVYPGILLQGVAVGMLLPILPSFIYQELRLSPTEYSMLLVVGGVLIGISLIPMGKFADLVGRKIPILLGFMTLAAGILGVIVISSFQAAIVAAAIIGVAYALLMPAWNSFLSTFIPDQSKSSGWGILSGIQGLGGMVGPMVGALVTVYYSTDTAFLISGVLLMVAAAYYGVYFLREKW; encoded by the coding sequence ATGACACTAGCTAAAAGTCGTTTTATCTATTTAGCATTCATGTTGAGTTTTGCAGAATGTGTAAGAGGGGCATTTATCATTGGGTACCTACCAACTTTTGCAACAGATCAACTACATACCTCCATTGCGATAGTAGGCGTAGCTGTGTCTGTTCATTTTGTGTTCGATGCCTTATCCAATGTCTTTATTGGGTTTTGGATGGAGTGCTTTGGAGAAAAAAGAGTGTTACGGGTAAGTTATATGGTAATGTTCTTTGGCTTATTTTGCATGTGGTATTACCCTAGTTATATGACAGCCTTGGCTGGAGCAGCTTGCCTAGGCGTGGGGCTTTGCCCGGTGTGGATTTATATATTGGCAAAGGTAAAAGGAAAAGAAAGAGGATCGAAAATGGGAGTCATTTACTTAGCCTGGTTAGTGGGTTTAAGCGTAGGTGCCTTATCTATAAACGTATTAATTCAATTCGCTACCATGTTCTCTTTCTGGTTACTAGTAAGCAGTACGTTCGCTAGCTACCTGCTGTTTGAGCTTTTTACACAAGAAAGAATAATTGAGTCTACTCCTTCTCGTTCGTTAAAGCGGGAGTGGGTGGCTACATTAGTAATGATTCGAAAAGGCAGAGTGGTGTATCCAGGGATTCTATTACAAGGTGTAGCTGTGGGCATGTTACTGCCGATATTACCGAGCTTTATCTATCAGGAACTGAGATTATCGCCAACGGAGTATTCCATGCTTTTAGTAGTTGGTGGTGTGTTGATAGGAATATCACTTATTCCAATGGGTAAGTTTGCTGATTTAGTAGGAAGAAAAATTCCTATCTTACTAGGATTCATGACACTAGCTGCAGGAATCTTAGGAGTAATAGTAATCTCTTCTTTTCAAGCTGCCATTGTTGCTGCAGCAATTATCGGTGTAGCCTATGCCTTACTGATGCCAGCGTGGAACTCTTTCCTATCTACTTTCATACCAGATCAGTCTAAAAGCTCCGGCTGGGGTATACTTTCTGGAATTCAAGGGCTCGGTGGAATGGTAGGCCCTATGGTAGGAGCCTTGGTAACAGTCTACTACTCTACGGACACAGCTTTTCTAATAAGTGGAGTGCTGCTAATGGTGGCAGCGGCTTATTATGGAGTTTATTTTTTGCGGGAGAAGTGGTAG